Proteins from a genomic interval of Diceros bicornis minor isolate mBicDic1 chromosome 34, mDicBic1.mat.cur, whole genome shotgun sequence:
- the LOC131397410 gene encoding leukocyte immunoglobulin-like receptor subfamily A member 6 isoform X2: MGGRARTPTLTALVCLGALPKPSIWADRSMVTAGSTVTIGCQGSVQADVYHLYKDRGSKPFDTKAPQVSSNKANFSIDSVSSHTAGLFQCAYHTHKNGWSERSDPLPLVVSGVYSAPSLSAHPGPVVVSGMNVSLSCSSQFIGGMFHLLKEGAADLSRHMESRIYQWRRQAVFPVGPVNTSHGGTYRCYGSPTLYSYVWSHPSNPLHLEVTGVYREPSLSAQPGSLVLSGDNLTLRCHSEAGFDRFTLTKDEGLTHPQGLHGQHIPDFPLGHVNHTHGGRYRCYSGHNLSYAWSAPSAPLDILIAGMYEKPSLSAQPGPSVSWGENVTLQCRTEIRLDTFHLSKEGSLIPPQHLHLQNMAAPFQANFTISLVISDHEGTYRCYGSDSTSPYVLSLPSDPLELLVSGSHPQDYTVENLIRIGVTAVILVVLGILLFQAWHSLRSPQDAARR; the protein is encoded by the exons AtgggaggcagagccaggacaccTACCCTCACTGCCCTTGTCTGCCTCG GAGCCCTCCCGAAACCCTCCATCTGGGCTGACCGCTCCATGGTCACTGCGGGGAGCACTGTGACCATCGGGTGTCAGGGCTCTGTGCAGGCTGATGTCTACCATCTGTATAAAGACAGAGGATCTAAACCCTTTGATACAAAGGCCCCACAGGTCTCCAGCAACAAGGCCAATTTCTCCATTGACTCTGTGAGCTCACACACTGCAGGGCTATTTCAGTGTGCATATCACACACACAAGAACGGCTGGTCAGAGCGCAGTGACCCCCTGCCCCTGGTGGTGTCAG gagTGTACAGCGCACCCTCCCTCTcagcccacccaggccctgtggtGGTGTCAGGAATGAATGTGTCCCTCTCCTGTAGCTCACAGTTCATAGGGGGCATGTTCCATCTGCTGAAGGAGGGGGCAGCTGACCTGTCCAGACACATGGAATCGAGGATCTATCAATGGAGGCGGCAAGCTGTCTTCCCTGTGGGCCCCGTGAATACCTCCCATGGGGGGACCTACAGGTGCTATGGTTCTCCCACCTTGTACTCCTATGTGTGGTCACACCCCAGCAACCCTCTGCATCTCGAGGTCACAG GCGTCTACAGGGAGCCCTCCCTCTCAGCCCAGCCGGGCTCACTGGTGCTCTCTGGAGACAACCTGACCCTCCGGTGTCACTCAGAGGCCGGCTTTGACAGATTCACTCTGACCAAGGACGAGGGGCTCACACATCCCCAGGGTCTTCATGGGCAGCACATCCCTGACTTCCCTCTGGGCCATGTGAACCACACTCATGGGGGCCGGTACAGATGCTACAGTGGACACAACCTCTCCTATGCGTGGTCAGCCCCCAGTGCCCCCCTGGACATCCTGATTGCGG GAATGTATGAGAAACCCTCCCTCTCAGCCCAGCCTGGGCCCTCAGTGTCCTGGGGAGAGAACGTGACCCTGCAGTGTCGCACTGAGATCCGCTTGGATACCTTCCATCTGTCCAAGGAGGGGTCACTTATTCCTCCCCAGCACCTTCACCTGCAGAACATGGCTGCACCCTTTCAGGCCAACTTCACCATCAGTCTTGTGATCTCAGACCACGAGGGGACCTACAGGTGCTATGGTTCAGACAGCACCTCCCCCTATGTGTTGTCACTCCCCAGTGACCCCCTGGAGCTCCTGGTCTCAG GCTCACATCCTCAAGATTACACAGTGGAGAATCTTATCCGGATTGGCGTGACTGCCGTGATCCTGGTGGTCCTTGGGATTCTGCTCTTTCAGGCTTGGCACAGCCTGAGAAGTCCCCAGGATGCAGCCAGGAGGTAG
- the LOC131397410 gene encoding leukocyte immunoglobulin-like receptor subfamily A member 6 isoform X1, with translation MGGRARTPTLTALVCLDLCLGPWNQVQAGALPKPSIWADRSMVTAGSTVTIGCQGSVQADVYHLYKDRGSKPFDTKAPQVSSNKANFSIDSVSSHTAGLFQCAYHTHKNGWSERSDPLPLVVSGVYSAPSLSAHPGPVVVSGMNVSLSCSSQFIGGMFHLLKEGAADLSRHMESRIYQWRRQAVFPVGPVNTSHGGTYRCYGSPTLYSYVWSHPSNPLHLEVTGVYREPSLSAQPGSLVLSGDNLTLRCHSEAGFDRFTLTKDEGLTHPQGLHGQHIPDFPLGHVNHTHGGRYRCYSGHNLSYAWSAPSAPLDILIAGMYEKPSLSAQPGPSVSWGENVTLQCRTEIRLDTFHLSKEGSLIPPQHLHLQNMAAPFQANFTISLVISDHEGTYRCYGSDSTSPYVLSLPSDPLELLVSGSHPQDYTVENLIRIGVTAVILVVLGILLFQAWHSLRSPQDAARR, from the exons AtgggaggcagagccaggacaccTACCCTCACTGCCCTTGTCTGCCTCG ATCTGTGTCTGGGCCCATGGAACCAGGTACAGGCGG GAGCCCTCCCGAAACCCTCCATCTGGGCTGACCGCTCCATGGTCACTGCGGGGAGCACTGTGACCATCGGGTGTCAGGGCTCTGTGCAGGCTGATGTCTACCATCTGTATAAAGACAGAGGATCTAAACCCTTTGATACAAAGGCCCCACAGGTCTCCAGCAACAAGGCCAATTTCTCCATTGACTCTGTGAGCTCACACACTGCAGGGCTATTTCAGTGTGCATATCACACACACAAGAACGGCTGGTCAGAGCGCAGTGACCCCCTGCCCCTGGTGGTGTCAG gagTGTACAGCGCACCCTCCCTCTcagcccacccaggccctgtggtGGTGTCAGGAATGAATGTGTCCCTCTCCTGTAGCTCACAGTTCATAGGGGGCATGTTCCATCTGCTGAAGGAGGGGGCAGCTGACCTGTCCAGACACATGGAATCGAGGATCTATCAATGGAGGCGGCAAGCTGTCTTCCCTGTGGGCCCCGTGAATACCTCCCATGGGGGGACCTACAGGTGCTATGGTTCTCCCACCTTGTACTCCTATGTGTGGTCACACCCCAGCAACCCTCTGCATCTCGAGGTCACAG GCGTCTACAGGGAGCCCTCCCTCTCAGCCCAGCCGGGCTCACTGGTGCTCTCTGGAGACAACCTGACCCTCCGGTGTCACTCAGAGGCCGGCTTTGACAGATTCACTCTGACCAAGGACGAGGGGCTCACACATCCCCAGGGTCTTCATGGGCAGCACATCCCTGACTTCCCTCTGGGCCATGTGAACCACACTCATGGGGGCCGGTACAGATGCTACAGTGGACACAACCTCTCCTATGCGTGGTCAGCCCCCAGTGCCCCCCTGGACATCCTGATTGCGG GAATGTATGAGAAACCCTCCCTCTCAGCCCAGCCTGGGCCCTCAGTGTCCTGGGGAGAGAACGTGACCCTGCAGTGTCGCACTGAGATCCGCTTGGATACCTTCCATCTGTCCAAGGAGGGGTCACTTATTCCTCCCCAGCACCTTCACCTGCAGAACATGGCTGCACCCTTTCAGGCCAACTTCACCATCAGTCTTGTGATCTCAGACCACGAGGGGACCTACAGGTGCTATGGTTCAGACAGCACCTCCCCCTATGTGTTGTCACTCCCCAGTGACCCCCTGGAGCTCCTGGTCTCAG GCTCACATCCTCAAGATTACACAGTGGAGAATCTTATCCGGATTGGCGTGACTGCCGTGATCCTGGTGGTCCTTGGGATTCTGCTCTTTCAGGCTTGGCACAGCCTGAGAAGTCCCCAGGATGCAGCCAGGAGGTAG